One window from the genome of Oryctolagus cuniculus chromosome 1, mOryCun1.1, whole genome shotgun sequence encodes:
- the NUMA1 gene encoding nuclear mitotic apparatus protein 1 isoform X4 has product MEGSELELAKMTMLLLYHSTMSSRSLRDWEQLEYKIQAELAVILKFMLDHEDGLNLDEDLENFLQKAPVPSACSVTLSEELSPPSHQAKREVRFLELQKVASSSSGNNFLSGSPASPMGDILHTPQFQMRRLKKQLADERSNRDELELELAENRKLLTEKDAQIAVMQQRIDRLTLLSEKQAASPPEPRELEELRGKNESLTVRLHETLKQCQDLRTEKGQMDRKINQLSEENGDLSFKLREFASHLQQLQGALNELTEEHSKATQDWLEKQAHLEKELGTALQDKKCLEEKNEILQGKLSQLEEHLAQLRENPPQEKGEVLGDVLQVETLKQEAASLAARNTQLQARVEKLEAEQGQQEAQLLAERGRFEEEKQQLASLIADLQGSISNLSQAKEELEQASQVEGARLSAQVASLTSERTTLQATLQQQDQELASLKQQAQTEQARLTQQEQTAQGLRQQVEQLSSSLKQKEQQLEEAAKEQEAARRDHAQQLARAAEEREAHLRERDSVLQQLEALGQEKAAALETLQQQLQAATEARDGALASVTQAQQEKAGLSQKVEELQACVEAAHREQHEAQAQVAELGAQLRSEQQRATEHERVAQEKGQLQEQLRALEEALKVTQGSLEEEKRRAAEALGEQQRCVSELKAETRRLVEQQQQERKDLEEEQAGRRGLEARLQQLGEAHQAESEALRQELAEAKASQRRAESECEQLGKEAAAWRVRYEESQREEAQHGAMLQEQLVTLKEECEKARQELREAKEKVAGMEAQSELQMSRQQSELAQLHASLARAHQQVQEKEGRAQKLADDLSALQEKMASTSKEVARLETLVRKAGEQQETASRELLKESPGAGDREPEWLEEQQGRPFCSTQAALQAMEREAEQMGSELERLRAALMESQGQQQEERGQQEREVARLTQERGQAQADLALEKAAKAELEMRLQNALNEQHVKLAALQETLARAVAEKDDKDKELAKLRGQEAAQRTELGQLQQTVEQLKEQLAKREKEQSLGPASGEGASSSGAAPQAAGKTEAAGPELEALQAEVRKLEQQRQLQQEQVDGLAHSLESERASRAERDRALETLQGLLEEKTQELGRSQGSLASAQRELATLRAKAQDHSKAEDEWKAQVARSQQEAERKNSFISSLEEEVSILNRQVLEKEGESKELKRLVIAESEKSQKLEERLRLLQAETASSSARAAERSSALREEVQSLREEAEKQRVASENLRQELASQAERAEELGQELKAWQEKFFQKEQALSALQLEHTSTQALVSELLPAKHLCQQLQAEQAAAEKRHREELEQSKQAAGGLRAELMRLQRELGELGPLRQKVAEQERAAQQLRAEKASYAEQLSMLKKAHGLLAEENRGLGERVSIGRQFLEVELDQAREKYVQDLASVRADAESRLAEMQREAQSAARELEVMTAKYEGAKAKVLEERQRFQEERQKLTAQVEQLEVFQREQTKQLEELSKKLADYDQTNKMQQQKLKAFQAQGGESQQEAQRLQAQLAELQAQLSQKEQAAEHYKLQMEKAKTHYDAKKQQNQELQEQLRGLEQLQKENKELRAEAERLGRELQQAGLKTKEAEQTCRHLTAQVRSLEAQVAHADQQLRDLGRFQVATDALKSREPQAKPQLDLSIDSLDLSCEEGTPLSITSKLPRTQPDGTSVPGEPASPISQRLPPKVESLESLYFTPIPARGQPPLESSLDSLGDVFLDSSRKTRSARRRTTQIINITMTKKLDVEEPDSANSSFYSTQSAPASQAGPRAASSTQSLARLGSPDDGNAALLSLPGYRPTTRSSARRSQAGVSSGAPPGRNSFYMGTCQDEPEQLEDWNRIAELQQRNRVCPPHLKTCYPLESRPSLSLATITDEEMKTGDPRETLRRASMQPAQIAEGTGITTRQQRKRVSLETHQGPGTPESKKATSCFPRPMTPRDRHEGRRQSTTEAPKKAAAAAVKQADRRQSMAFSILNTPKKLGTSLLRRGASKKAPAKASPNTRSGTRRSPRIATTTASTTTTATPRAKGKAKH; this is encoded by the exons ATGGAGGGATCAGAGCTGGAACTAGCCAAG ATGACCATGCTGCTCTTATATCACTCCACCATGAGCTCCAGAAGTCTCAGGGACTGGGAACAGCTCGAATATAAAATTCAG GCTGAATTAGCTGTCATTCTTAAATTTATGCTGGACCATGAGGATGGGCTAAACCTTGATGAGGACCTAGAGAACTTCCTGCAGAAAG CTCCTGTCCCTTCCGCCTGTTCCGTCACATTGTCTGAAGAGCTCTCCCCGCCCAGCCACCAGGCCAAGAGGGAGGTTCGCTTCCTAGAGCTACAGAAGGTTGCCTCCTCTTCCAGTGGGAACAA CTTCCTCTCAggttccccagcctcccccatGGGCGACATCCTGCACACCCCGCAATTCCAGATGAGACGGCTGAAGAAGCAGCTCGCAGATGAGAGGAGTAACAGGgatgagctggagctggagctggcggAGAACCGCAAGCTCCTCACCgagaagg ATGCTCAGATAGCCGTGATGCAGCAGCGCATCGACCGCCTGACTCTGCTCAGCGAGAAGCAGGCGGCCAGCCCGCCGGAGCCCAGGGAGCTCGAGGAGCTGCGAGGCAAGAATGAGAG CCTCACCGTGCGGCTGCATGAGACGCTGAAGCAGTGCCAGGACCTGCGGACGGAGAAGGGCCAGATGGATCGCAAGATTAACCAGCTTTCCGAGGAGAACGGGGACCTTTCCTTCAAG CTGCGGGAGTTCGCCAGTCACCTGCAGCAGTTACAGGGTGCCCTCAACGAACTGACAGAGGAGCACAGCAAGGCCACTCAGGACTGGCTGGAGAAGCAGGCCCACCTGGAGAAGGAGCTCGGCACAGCCCTGCAGGACAAG AAATGCCTTgaagagaagaatgaaatccttcaGGGAAAGCTTTCACAGCTGGAAGAGCATCTGGCCCAGCTGAGGGAGAACCCACCCCAGGAGAAGGGTGAGGTGCTGGGTGACGTCTTGCAG GTAGAAACTCTGAAGCAAGAGGCCGCCTCTCTTGCTGCACGCAACACccagctccaggccagggtggAGAAGTTGGAGGCTGAGCAGGGCCAGCAAGAAGCACAGCTGCTTGCTGAGCGGGGCCGCTTTGAAGAAGAAAAGCAGCAGTTGGCCAGTCTGATTGCCGACCTGCAGGGCTCCATCTCCAACCTCAGCCaggccaaggaggagctggagcaggccTCCCAGGTTGAGGGGGCCCGGCTGAGCGCCCAGGTGGCTTCTCTGACCTCAGAGCGCACCACACTCCAGGCCACCCTCCAGCAGCAGGATCAAGAGCTGGCCAGCCTAAAGCAGCAGGCCCAGACGGAGCAGGCCCGCCTCACACAGCAAGAGCAGACTGCCCAAGGCCTCCGCcagcaggtggagcagctgagcagcAGCCTGAAACAGAAGGAGCAGCAGTTGGAGGAGGCCGCTAAGGAGCAGGAGGCAGCCCGGCGAGATCATGCCCAGCAGCTGGCCAGAGCTGCCGAGGAGCGAGAGGCCCACCTAAGGGAGCGGGATTCGGTTCTCCAGCAGCTGGAGGCACTGGGACAGGAGAAGGCTGCCGCGCTCGAGACGCTGCAACAGCAGCTGCAAGCTGCTACTGAAGCCCGGGATGGTGCCCTGGCCTCGGTGACACAGGCTCAGCAAGagaaggcagggctgagccaaaaGGTAGAGGAACTCCAGGCTTGTGTCGAGGCGGCTCACCGGGAGCAGCAcgaggcccaggcccaggtggcAGAGCTCGGGGCCCAACTGAGATCTGAGCAGCAAAGAGCCACTGAGCACGAAAGGGTGGCCCAGGAGAAGGGCCAGCTCCAGGAGCAGCTGCgggccctggaggaggccctGAAAGTCACCCAGGGCAGCCTTGAAGAAGAGAAGCGCAGGGCCGCCGAggccctgggggagcagcagcGCTGTGTCTCTGAGCTGAAGGCAGAGACTCGGCGCCtggtggagcagcagcagcaggagcgcAAGGACCTGGAGGAAGAGCAGGCTGGGCGCAGGGGGCTGGAGGCCCGATTACAGCAGCTGGGGGAGGCCCATCAGGCTGAGAGTGAGGCTCTGCGGCAGGAGCTGGCGGAGGCCAAAGCCTCCCAGCGCAGGGCTGAGAGTGAGTGTGAGCAGCTCGGCAAGGAGGCAGCCGCCTGGCGGGTGCGCTATGAGGAGAGCCAGCGCGAGGAGGCGCAGCACGGCGCCATGTTGCAGGAGCAGCTGGTGACCCTGAAGGAGGAGTGTGAGAAGGCCCGCCAGGAGCTGCGGGAGGCGAAGGAGAAGGTGGCTGGGATGGAAGCCCAGAGCGAGCTGCAGATGAGCCGGCAGCAGAGTGAGCTTGCCCAGCTGCATGCCAGCCTGGCCAGAGCCCACCAGCAGGTCCAGGAGAAGGAGGGCAGGGCCCAGAAGCTTGCAGACGACCTCTCCGCTCTGCAGGAGAAGATGGCTTCCACCAGCAAGGAGGTGGCGCGCCTGGAGACTCTGGTGCGCAAGGCCGGTGAGCAGCAGGAGACCGCCTCTCGAGAGCTGCTCAAGGAGTCCCCgggggcaggagacagagagccCGAGTGgctggaggagcagcagggccGGCCGTTCTGCAGCACACAGGCAGCGCTGCAGGCCATGGAGCGTGAGGCAGAGCAGATGGGCAGCGAGCTGGAAAGGCTGCGTGCCGCACTGATGGagagccagggccagcagcaggaggagcgcgggcagcaggagagggaggtggcACGGCTGACCCAGGAgcggggccaggcccaagccgaCTTGGCGCTGGAAAAGGCAGCCAAGGCGGAACTGGAGATGCGGCTGCAGAACGCCCTCAATGAGCAGCACGTGAAGCTTGCTGCCCTGCAGGAGACGTTGGCCCGTGCCGTGGCCGAGAAGGACGACAAGGACAAGGAGCTGGCCAAGCTGCGTGGGCAGGAGGCAGCCCAGAGAACGGAGCTGGGGCAGCTTCAGCAAACTGTTGAGCAACTGAAGGAGCAGCTGGccaagagggagaaggagcagtCCTTGGGGCCGGCCAGTGGAGAGGGTGCTTCCAGCTCAGGTGCTGCGCCTCAGGCTGCCGGAAAGACGGAAGCAGCAGGCCCCGAGCTggaggcgctgcaggcagaggtgcgTAAACTGGAGCAgcagcgccagctgcagcaggagcAGGTGGACGGCCTGGCACACAGCCTCGAGTCCGAGCGGGCCTCCCGGGCTGAGCGAGACCGGGCTCTGGAGACGCTGCAGGGCCTGTTAGAGGAGAAGACCCAGGAGCTGGGACGTAGTCAGGGCTCCTTAGCCTCGGCCCAGAGGGAGCTGGCCACCCTCCGTGCCAAAGCCCAAGACCATAGCAAGGCTGAGGATGAGTGGAAGGCCCAGGTGGCCCGCAGCCAGCAGGAGGCCGAGAGAAAAAACAGCTTTATCAGCAGCTTGGAGGAGGAGGTATCCATCCTGAACCGCCAGGTcctggagaaagagggagagagcaaggagCTGAAGCGACTGGTGATAGCCGAGTCCGAGAagagccagaagctggaagagcGGCTGCGCCTCCTCCAGGCTGAGACAGCCAGCAGCAGTGCCAGAGCCGCTGAGCGCAGCTCCGCCCTCCGGGAGGAGGTGCAGAGCCTTCGGGAGGAGGCGGAGAAGCAGCGCGTGGCTTCAGAGAACCTGCGGCAGGAGCTGGCCTCGCAGGCGGAGCGAGccgaggagctgggccaggaactgaAGGCCTGGCAGGAGAAGTTTTTCCAGAAGGAGCAGGCCTTGTCCGCCCTGCAGCTGGAGCACACCAGCACCCAGGCCCTGGTGAGCGAGCTGCTGCCCGCGAAGCACCTCTGCCAGCAGCTGCAGGCCGAGCAGGCAGCCGCCGAGAAACGGCACCGGGAAGAGCTGGAGCAGAGCAAGCAGGCAGCCGGTGGGCTGCGGGCAGAGCTGATGCGGCTGCAGCGGGAGCTCGGGGAGCTGGGGCCCCTGCGGCAGAAGGTGGCGGAGCAGGAGCGCGCAGCCCAGCAGCTGCGGGCGGAGAAGGCCAGCTATGCTGAGCAGCTGAGCATGCTGAAGAAGGCCCACGGCCTGCTGGCAGAGGAGAACCGGGGGCTGGGCGAGCGGGTCAGCATTGGCCGGCAGttcctggaagtggagctggaccaggcccgGGAGAAGTACGTCCAAGACTTGGCTTCTGTGCGGGCCGATGCTGAGAGCCGCCTGGCTGAGATGCAGCGGGAAGCCCAGAGCGCTGCTCGGGAGCTGGAGGTGATGACTGCGAAGTATGAGGGTGCCAAAGCCAAGGTCCTGGAGGAGAGGCAGCGGTtccaggaagagagacagaaactcaCTGCCCAG GTGGAGCAGCTAGAGGTATTTCAGAGAGAGCAGACTAAGCAG CTGGAAGAATTGAGTAAGAAGCTGGCTGACTATGACCAGACCAACAAGATGCAGCAGCAGAAGCTGAAG GCTTTCCAGGCCCAAGGAGGCGAGAGCCAGCAGGAGGCCCAGCGCCTCCAGGCCCAGCTGGCCGAGCTGCAGGCCCAGCTGAGCCAGAAGGAGCAGGCAGCTGAGCACTACAAGCTCCAG ATGGAAAAAGCCAAGACCCATTATGATGCCAAGAAGCAGCAGAACCAAGAGCTGCAGGAGCAGCTGCGAGGCCTAGAGCAGCTGCAGAAGGAGAACAAGGAGCTGCGGGCTGAGGCAGAGCGGCTGGGCCGTGAGCTGCAGCAGGCTGGGCTGAAGACCAAGGAGGCTGAACAGACCTGCCGCCACCTCACCGCGCAGGTGCGCAGCCTGGAGGCGCAG GTCGCTCACGCAGACCAGCAGCTTCGAGACCTAGGAAGGTTCCAGGTGGCAACTGATGCCTTAAAGAGCCGTGAGCCCCAGGCTAAGCCCCAGCTGGACCTGAGTATTGACAGCCTGGATCTGAGCTGCGAGGAGGGGACCCCCTTGAGTATCACCAG CAAGCTGCCCCGTACCCAGCCAGATGGCACCAGCGTTCCTGGAGAGCCAGCCTCGCCCATCTCCCAGCGCCTGCCCCCCAAGGTAGAATCCTTGGAGAGCCTCTACTTCACCCCTATCCCTGCCCGGGGTCAGCCCCCCTTGGAGAGCAGCCTGGATTCCCTGGGGGATGTCTTCCTGGACTCGAGCCGTAAGACCCGCTCTGCTCGCCGGCGCACCACGCAAATCATCAACATCACCATGACCAAG AAGCTCGACGTGGAGGAGCCGGACAGCGCCAACTCGTCCTTCTATAGCACGCAGTCTGCCCCCGCTTCCCAGGCTGGCCCGCGCGCCGCCTCCTCCACCCAGTCTCTGGCCCGCCTGGGCTCTCCTGATGATGGCAACGCAGCTCTCCTCAGCCTGCCTGGCTACCGGCCTACCACTCGCAGCTCTGCTCGCCGCTCTCAGGCAGGGGTGTCCAGCGGGGCCCCTCCAG GAAGGAACAGCTTCTATATGGGCACTTGCCAGGATGAGCCCGAGCAGCTGGAAGACTGGAACCGCATCGCAGAGTTGCAGCAGCGCAATCGAGTGTGCCCCCCACACTTGAAGACCTGCTATCCCCTGGAGTCCAGG CCATCCCTGAGTCTGGCCACCATCACAGACGAGGAGATGAAAACTGGGGATCCCCGGGAGACCCTGCGCCGAGCCAGCATGCAGCCGGCGCAGATCGCCGAGGGCACCGGTATCACCACCCGGCAGCAGCGCAAACGAGTCTCGTTAGAGACCCACCAGGGCCCTGGCACTCCTGAG TCTAAGAAGGCCACCAGCTGTTTCCCACGCCCCATGACTCCCCGGGACCGACACGAAGGGCGTAGACAGAGCACTACTGAGGCCCCCAAGAAAGCGGCTGCGGCTGCTGTTAAACAG GCTGACCGGCGCCAGTCAATGGCCTTCAGCATCCTCAACACACCCAAGAAGCTGGGGACAAGCCTTCTGCGGAGGGGGGCCTCCAAGAAGGCCCCAGCCAAGGCTTCCCCCAACACCCGCAGTGGAACCCGCCGCTCTCCACGCATTGccaccaccacagccagcaccaccaccaccgccactcCTCGGGCCAAGGGCAAG gCAAAGCACTAA